A region of the Microbacterium sp. SL75 genome:
CTTTCGTCGTCTGGCAGGTCATGCCAGAGAATCGCCATACGAGTGCGGCAACCCTTGTCTGCTCCGCACAATCAACCAGCGTCCAGCCTAGCGAGTCGCGGCGACATCGGATGCGCCACGGCCGCGACGAACCGGCCCGCGCCGCGCAGACGCTTCGACGTCGAGACGAGCTCCGGCCTATCAAGACCGCCTGAAGCCACCGCGTCGGGCGAGGCGTGCGGGGGCGCGGGTCTAGCCTGACCGCGTGAGCACGCACAAGAGCGAATGCTTCCGCACCAGACCGGAGCATCGCTGGCCGGTCCTGATCGCCCTGGCCGTCGGCACGGGCCTGTACGCGGTGCTCCCGAACGAGACGTCGGGCGTGCTCCGCTACGTCGTCGTCGGCGCCGGCGTGCTGTGCACGATCCCCATGGTGGTGACGAACCCCTCACGCCTGTCGCGCGAATCCACCGTGGGCCGGGGCTTCGCCCTCGCCTTCACCGCCGTGCTGCTGCTGGCGAACCAGGTGGCGTTCTTCCTGCTTATCCAGCAGTTGCTGCGCGGAGAGGGCAGCGGCGCCGGAACCCTGCTCGGGGCTGCGCAGGTGTGGGCCATCAACGTCATCGGCTACGCCGTCGTCTACTGGGAGATGGATCGCGGCGGCCCGATCGCCCGCCGCCGGGACGCCCGTGACGAACTGCCGCCAGCGGACTTCCAGTTCCCCCAGGACTCGGATCGGGATGCCGTGAGCGAGGTGGCCCGCCGATCCTCCGACACCGAGGACTGGGCACCCGGGTACGTCGACTACCTGTACTTCTCGGCATCCAACGCCATGGCGTTCAGCCCCACCGACGTCATGCCGCTGAGCACGCGCGCGAAGCTCTTCATGATGGTGCAGGCGGTGTCGGGCTTCATCCTGCTCGCGCTCGTGATCTCGCGCAGCGTGAACATCCTGAACTGACGGTGGGCCCTGCCGGGATCGAACCGACGACATCCACGGTGTAAACGTGGCGCTCTACCAGCTGAGCTAAAGGCCCTGGATGCCTCGAGTCTAGCGTCCGCCCGGCTCCTGGCCCGCGCCACCGCCGCCGCGAGGTCACGTGAACCGGGCGAGGGCACGGGGCATGTCGTGCGTCCTCGCCCAGGTCGCGTGATCTGGTCCTCTCACGGTCGCGGCTCGTCGCCGAGGCCGCGCGATCTGGACCATAGGCAGCTTCGGCCCCGCGCACCACAGACCTCGCCCGGTGGCGCGGCGGTCGCGTACCGCCGATGTCGGAGCCCCGGGGTAGCGTGGAACCCGTGAATGCCGATCCCGCCGACCAGCGCAAACTGCTCGACCTCGCCGACCTCGACGCCCGTATCCGTCGTGACGAGAAGGTCTCGGCCAACCCGCCGCAGGCCGAGCGCGTGCGCGAGCTCCTCGCGCAGCGGGCGACGCTCACGCAAGAGCTGTCGACCCGCGCCAACGCGCGCGATGACATCACCGCCGAGCTGAAGCGTCTCGAGTCCGACGTGGCCGTCGTCGACGCCCGCATCGCGCGCGACACCGAGCGCCTCGCCGCCTCGTCGAACGCCAAGCAGGCGCAGGGCTTCGAGAGCGAGCTGGCCTCGCTCAAGCGGCGCAAGGGTGACCTCGAAGACTTGGAGATCGCGCTCATGGAACGCCTCGAGACCGCCGACGCCGCGGTCTCGGAGCAAGAGGCCCTCATCTCCGAGACAAATGCCCTGGGCACGCGGTTGAGCGCCGAGGCGAAAACCACCGTCTCCGATGCGACGACACGCCTCGAGGGCGCCCGCCGCGATCGCGACGCGGTGGCCGCCTCGGTTCCCGCCGACCTGCTGGGACTGTACGAGCGTCTCGCCGCCCGTGGCAACGGAGCCGGGCTCCTTCGTGCCGGCGCCTGCGAGGCGTGCCGCATGGTGCTCCCGCCGAGCGATGTCGCCACGGTGCGCCGCGCCCAGACCGACGAGGTCGTGTTCTGTCCCGAGTGCGGCGCCATTCTCGTTCGCACCGAAGAGTCACGATGACCCGAGACGGCCGTGCCGTCTGACACGGTCGTCGTCGGCACCACCTCCGCCGGGCGGATCGCCCTGATCGATCTGGATTCAGAAGGCTTACCGACGCGCACGATCGAGATCGCCGCAAACGAGCTGGCCTCCGTCGTCTCGACGCGCGAAGCAGCGGGTGAGATCCGCTGGGTATGGGCGGATTCCGCCGCGCTGTACGCCCGACTCCTGGCGGCCGGCGTGCGGGTGGCGCGGGCCTGGGACCTGCGCCTGGTCCACGCCATCCTCCGCGACGCCTCCGCGGTCGTCGACGACCACGGCCTCCGCGCGGCCATGACCTGGGATGCCACCGCCTCGGCCCCCGCAGCCGGCGACACCCTCTTCGATCTCGGGGAGTCGGCATCCGGGGTTCCCGAGAGTGCAGACGCGGCCCTCGCCGAGTACCGGCGGCAGGGAGCGGCCATCGCATCGTCGACGAGTCCCGGGGCGCTGCGCCTGCTCTGCGCCGCAGAGTCGGCCGGGGCCCTCATCGCCGTCGAACTGCACGCGGCGGGCGTGCCGTGGAGCACCGCAGCGCACGAGAAGTTGCTTGAGAGCGAGCTCGGCCCGCGGCGAGGCGGCGGGCTTCCGGAAACCGTCGAGAAGACGGCAGCGGCCGTGCGCGCGGCCCTCAACGATCCCGCCGCCTCGCTGGATTCACAGCCGCGGCTGCTGCGGTCGCTGCACCGCGCGGGACTCCTCGTCCAATCCACGAGTCGGTGGGAGCTGGCAGAGCACGACCACCCGGTCGTCGCCCCGCTCGTCGCCTACAAGAAGCTCATGCGGCTCTACACCGCGAACGGCTGGGCGTGGCTCAACGAGTGGGTCAGCGACGGACGCTTCCGACCCGTCTACGTCCCCGCGGGGGTCGTGACGGGCCGCTGGGCATCGTCGGGCGGGGGAGCGTTGCAGATCCCGCGCAATCTCCGCACCGCGGTGCGTGCCGACCCGGGATGGACACTCGTCACCGCGGACGTCGCCCAGCTCGAACCGCGCGTCCTCGCCGCGATGGCGCGCGACACGGCCCTGGCCGAGGCGGCAGCCGGTCGCGATCTGTACGCCGGGATCGTCGAGCGCGGCGCGGTCGCCAGCCGCGCCGAGGCGAAGCTCGCGATGCTGGGCGCCATGTACGGCGCCACGACCGGGGAGAGCGGTCGACTCCTGCCACGCCTTCGTCGCACCTTCCCCCGGGCCATGCAGCTCGTCGACGAGGCCGCGCGCACCGGTGAAGAAGGTGGCGTCGTGCATACGTGGCTCGGCCGCACCTCGCCCCCGGCGGGGGAATCGTGGCGCGCTCTGCAGTCGATGGCGAGCGAGTCTTCGGCATCCGGGATCGACGAGAACCGGGCGCGCCGCTCCGCGCGCGACCGCGGACGCTTCACCCGCAACTTCGTCGTGCAAGGTACCGCGGCCGAGTGGGCGCTCGCGTGGCTCGCCGATCTCCGTGGGCGCCTGGCGGCGCTTCCGGCGACAGATGACGATGTGCCGGCCACGGCATCTGGCCCGGTGTTCTCGCGACGACCGCACCTGGCATTCTTCCTGCACGACGAGATCGTCGTGCACACCCCGATCGAGCACGCGGATGCCGTCGCCGAGGCGGTGCGCGAAGCGGCGACCGCCGCCGGGCGCCTCTTGTTCGGGACGTTCCCGATCGACTTCCCCCTGGACCTTCGCATCGGCGAAACGGCCGAGAAGGGCTGACGGGCGCTCGGTACGCTCGAAGGGTGATCGAGTTGCCGCCGTACCCCCCGACGCGCCTCAAACGCCGAGGTGAGGGACGCCGATCCATTCGCCTATCGCCTCGCTGCGTCGGGCGCGGGGATCGTCGCCCTCGGATTCCTGCTCCTCGGCGGATGGGCACTCGTGCAGTTCGAGGTCATCAGAGCCCCGTGGCTTGATACGGTCGCGGGGCTGGTTGCTGTCGTCCTGCTGTGGGCGGGCGTCCTCGGGCTGGTGCTCGGGGCGGCACTCGTTGCCCATCCCGCCGACGTGCGGCGTGAAATTGCCCTGCACCGCTTCGCGCGCTCTGCGGGACTGTCGTACGCGCGGTTCGGCGCACCTCTCGAGATGGGCGGGGTCTTCTTCGCCGAGCGGGCCCCCGGAGCCGATCCCTCGTATGGCAGCACCTTCGAGCTGTACCGGCCACCCTTCGAAGATGCTCCGCTTCGCTTGGGCGTCGCCACGTTCCAGGGCGGCCGGGATGCCGCGCGCGGGCCGCGGCCCGCTTTTCGCTTCCTCGCTCTGCGGCTGCCCCGTCCGATGCCGCATATCATGATCGACTCCGTGCGTAACGGACGCCTCCGATCCGAGCTACCGAGCGTGCAACGGGTCTCCCTCGAGGGCGAGATGGACCGCCACTTCGCGGTCTACGCCCCTCCCGGCTACGCGCGTGACGCTCTGCAGGTCCTCACACCCGACGTGCTCGTCTGCCTCCTCGACCACGGACGTGACTGGGATGCCGAGATCGTCGATGATCTCCTCCTCGTGGCATCCACCCGATTCCGGCGGGGTCGGGATGAGACCGAGGTGCCCGCGCTCCTGCGCTTCGCCGCCCTCCTGGGCGCCGAAGTCCGTACGCAGGCCACGCCGTACACCGACCCGCGGGCATCGTCTCCGCGCACGCAAGTCGCCGCCGCAGGGCGGCGTCTGCAACGACGTTCCGTCTGCTGGGACGTCGCGATCCTGCTCGCGCTCGTCTTCGGCGTGCCCGCGGTCATCTTCGGTGGCATCCTCCTCGCCACTCGGTAATCGGTGAGGCCAGGCCGCCGTAGACTGGCCGATGCGAATGGGTCGGCTGGACGGTCGCGTCACGGGTTCGCCCGTGCCGAGGAACGTCCGGGCTCCACAGGGCAGGACGGTGGGTAACGCCCACCCGGAGCGATCCGCGAGACAGTGCCACAGAGAGCAGACCGCCTCGGCCCCTCGGGGCCGGGGTAAGGGTGAAAGGGTGGTGTAAGAGACCACCGGGGTCGTGGTGACACGACCCGCGAGGTAAACCTCGTCCGGAGCAAGGCCAGACAGGGGATGACGACGCGGCTCGCCGAGTCCCCGGGTAGGCCGCTGGAGCGGCACGGCAACGTGTCGCCGAGAGAGATGACCGTCCACGGGGTTTCGACCCCCGGACAGAACCCGGCGTACAGGCCGGCCCATTCGCGCTTTTCCACGCCGACTCGCCGTTCTCACCGACGTCACCGCAGACCTGGCCCGAACAGACGCCGCGCGAGGGACACGCGCGCCGGAGGGCCGTCGAGGCCGAGCTCGAGCGCAAGACCGTCGGCTCGTCGAACCGATGTCGAGTGTCGCACATATGTTCTACACTCGAGCACGGCCGGGAAAGGGGTCCGGCGCATGGGTACGAGGGTCAGCGACGAGATGGTCGCCCGGGTGCTGGCATCCATCGCCCCCTGCACGCTGCAGCCCGAGACGTGGGGGGCGCGAGCGATCGACTGGTATCCGCAGAAGCGCCCGGTGTGGGCATGGGTGACCTGGCCGAACCGCGCCGCGACCCGCGAGCCCGCCTGGGCGACGGGTGGCAACGACCGCGTCGTCATGCTCGAGGTGCCGTGCGAGGGCGGGCACTGGGCGCCCGTCGTGTGGCGGAACGCGGTCAGCGTCCGACGGATCGAGAACGCCGCGTGAGCGCTACTTGACCGCCGGCAGGGCCTCGGGCACCGGCACGGCGAGCGAGGCCGCACCGATGATGCCCGCGTTGTTACGGTGCTTCGCGGGCACGATCGGCGCGCGGAGCTTCAGCAGCGGCAGGAAGTTCTCGGAGTGCTTCGAGACCCCGCCGCCGACGACGATGAGGTCGGGGCTGAAGAGGAACTCGACGTAGTCGTAGTACCACTGCAGAC
Encoded here:
- a CDS encoding zinc ribbon domain-containing protein produces the protein MNADPADQRKLLDLADLDARIRRDEKVSANPPQAERVRELLAQRATLTQELSTRANARDDITAELKRLESDVAVVDARIARDTERLAASSNAKQAQGFESELASLKRRKGDLEDLEIALMERLETADAAVSEQEALISETNALGTRLSAEAKTTVSDATTRLEGARRDRDAVAASVPADLLGLYERLAARGNGAGLLRAGACEACRMVLPPSDVATVRRAQTDEVVFCPECGAILVRTEESR
- a CDS encoding bifunctional 3'-5' exonuclease/DNA polymerase codes for the protein MPSDTVVVGTTSAGRIALIDLDSEGLPTRTIEIAANELASVVSTREAAGEIRWVWADSAALYARLLAAGVRVARAWDLRLVHAILRDASAVVDDHGLRAAMTWDATASAPAAGDTLFDLGESASGVPESADAALAEYRRQGAAIASSTSPGALRLLCAAESAGALIAVELHAAGVPWSTAAHEKLLESELGPRRGGGLPETVEKTAAAVRAALNDPAASLDSQPRLLRSLHRAGLLVQSTSRWELAEHDHPVVAPLVAYKKLMRLYTANGWAWLNEWVSDGRFRPVYVPAGVVTGRWASSGGGALQIPRNLRTAVRADPGWTLVTADVAQLEPRVLAAMARDTALAEAAAGRDLYAGIVERGAVASRAEAKLAMLGAMYGATTGESGRLLPRLRRTFPRAMQLVDEAARTGEEGGVVHTWLGRTSPPAGESWRALQSMASESSASGIDENRARRSARDRGRFTRNFVVQGTAAEWALAWLADLRGRLAALPATDDDVPATASGPVFSRRPHLAFFLHDEIVVHTPIEHADAVAEAVREAATAAGRLLFGTFPIDFPLDLRIGETAEKG